One window of Dyadobacter sandarakinus genomic DNA carries:
- a CDS encoding RelA/SpoT family protein, with protein sequence MEQLVESLNIDLEQERKDILKKYRRLLRTAKPYLKDNDAKLIKKAFYTSVDAHKDMRRRSGEPYIYHPLAVAQIVVEEIGLGTTGIVSALLHDVVEDTDMRIEDIERLFGKKVAKIIDGLTKISGRFEYGTSQQAENFRKMLLTLSDDVRVILVKLADRLHNMRTLDSMPRDKQLKIASETIFIYAPLAHRLGLYSIKSELEELYLKYTEPQEYRAVARKLRETKNIRDRFIAKFMEPIAQDLEAAGLNFILKGRPKSIYSIWNKMRKQNKPFEEIYDLFAIRIVLESPPESDREKAICWQAYSIVTDHYKPNPDRLKDFLSTPRANGYQSLHSTVMSKSGQWVEVQIRTSRMDEIAEKGYAAHWKYKGNDTKVRGNIEQWITQVRETLENGFGDKTAAIEFLDEFRSNLFNEEVFVFTPKGELKVLQSGATALDFAFDIHSEVGAHCMAAKVGGALVPISYVLNNGDQIEIITSGKQKPNEDWLRIVVTSKARGRIKDFLKEENRRYETDGRQMTEKKLKTLGIDLTSEVANQLRAFFECKTQTDFFYRIGKGYIQLDELKRFKRDKEIKERKLAESSGNNNSNTVNPASDGDGKAFTKFLKHIHGDRADSDTLLIGDDMDKIDYKLAQCCNPIAGDDVFGFVTINEGIKIHRTTCPNAAELMSKHGNRIIKAKWESNKQEAFLAGLYLSGTDRVGLVNDVTRIISNELHINMRGLTIDTKDGVFNGDIKLYVQDTRHLDILIAKLEQVEGVYNVQRFDNNLTDS encoded by the coding sequence GTGGAGCAACTCGTTGAATCTCTCAACATTGATCTCGAACAGGAGCGGAAGGACATTCTCAAAAAGTACCGCAGGCTTTTGCGAACTGCGAAGCCCTATTTGAAGGATAATGACGCCAAATTAATCAAGAAAGCTTTTTACACCTCCGTAGATGCCCACAAGGACATGCGGCGGCGTTCGGGCGAACCTTACATTTACCATCCGCTTGCCGTAGCCCAGATCGTGGTTGAGGAAATCGGGCTTGGTACCACCGGCATTGTGTCGGCCCTGCTGCACGATGTGGTCGAAGATACGGACATGCGTATCGAGGATATTGAGCGGCTTTTTGGTAAAAAAGTAGCCAAGATCATCGACGGGCTGACCAAGATCTCGGGGCGCTTTGAATATGGTACCTCACAGCAGGCCGAGAATTTCCGGAAAATGCTGCTGACATTATCAGACGATGTACGGGTGATTCTTGTAAAGCTCGCCGACCGTCTGCATAATATGCGTACGCTAGACAGTATGCCACGCGACAAGCAGTTGAAAATCGCGTCGGAAACAATATTTATCTATGCTCCGCTGGCACACCGGCTTGGCTTGTACAGCATCAAGTCCGAGCTGGAAGAGCTTTATCTCAAATATACCGAGCCGCAGGAATACCGTGCGGTAGCCCGCAAGCTACGCGAGACCAAGAACATCCGCGACCGGTTCATTGCCAAGTTCATGGAGCCGATTGCACAGGATCTGGAAGCTGCGGGGCTTAATTTTATTCTCAAAGGAAGGCCTAAATCGATTTACTCGATCTGGAACAAGATGCGGAAGCAAAACAAGCCTTTTGAAGAGATTTATGATCTTTTTGCAATCCGTATTGTACTGGAATCACCTCCCGAAAGTGATCGTGAGAAGGCGATCTGCTGGCAGGCCTATTCTATTGTTACCGACCATTACAAACCCAATCCCGACCGCCTTAAAGACTTCCTGAGTACACCCCGGGCTAACGGATACCAGTCGCTGCATTCCACGGTGATGAGCAAAAGCGGACAATGGGTAGAAGTGCAGATCCGTACGAGCCGCATGGATGAAATTGCCGAGAAAGGCTATGCTGCGCACTGGAAGTACAAAGGCAACGATACCAAAGTGCGGGGTAACATTGAGCAGTGGATCACCCAGGTGCGGGAAACGCTTGAAAATGGATTCGGGGATAAAACCGCCGCAATCGAGTTTCTGGACGAGTTCAGGAGTAATCTCTTCAATGAGGAGGTTTTTGTTTTTACCCCTAAAGGAGAATTGAAAGTGCTGCAAAGCGGCGCTACGGCACTGGATTTTGCATTTGACATACACTCGGAAGTCGGTGCGCACTGCATGGCTGCCAAGGTAGGCGGCGCACTGGTACCCATCAGCTATGTGCTCAATAATGGCGACCAGATCGAAATCATTACTTCCGGGAAGCAAAAGCCTAATGAGGACTGGCTCAGGATTGTAGTAACTTCCAAGGCCCGCGGTCGGATCAAGGATTTTCTAAAAGAGGAAAACCGGCGGTACGAGACGGACGGCCGGCAGATGACCGAGAAAAAGCTCAAAACCCTCGGAATTGATCTGACCTCAGAAGTGGCCAACCAGCTGCGCGCGTTTTTTGAGTGTAAAACGCAGACTGATTTCTTTTACCGGATCGGGAAGGGCTATATTCAGCTGGATGAGCTGAAAAGGTTCAAGAGGGACAAGGAGATCAAAGAAAGGAAGCTTGCCGAAAGTTCAGGCAACAATAATTCAAATACGGTCAATCCGGCCTCGGATGGCGACGGAAAAGCATTTACCAAGTTCCTGAAACACATTCACGGCGACCGGGCGGATAGTGATACCCTGCTGATCGGCGATGATATGGACAAAATCGATTACAAGCTTGCCCAGTGCTGTAATCCGATTGCGGGCGATGACGTATTTGGCTTTGTGACGATCAATGAAGGAATAAAAATACACCGCACTACCTGCCCCAATGCAGCCGAGCTGATGTCCAAGCACGGCAACCGCATTATCAAGGCCAAGTGGGAGTCCAACAAGCAGGAAGCATTCTTGGCGGGGTTGTATCTTTCGGGAACAGATCGGGTAGGACTGGTGAATGATGTGACCAGAATTATCTCGAATGAGCTGCACATCAACATGCGTGGCCTGACCATAGATACCAAAGACGGCGTGTTCAACGGAGATATAAAATTGTATGTGCAGGATACCCGCCACCTCGATATTCTGATTGCCAAACTGGAACAGGTAGAGGGGGTTTACAACGTGCAGCGGTTTGATAATAATCTGACTGACAGCTGA
- a CDS encoding adenylosuccinate synthase yields the protein MKVDVLLGLQWGDEGKGKIVDVLAPRYQVVGRFQGGPNAGHTLEFDGIKHVLHQIPSGIFRSDIQNVIGNGVVLDPIVFKKEIDNLGPYNLDLVANLFISKKASLIVPTHSLLDAAYERSKGEAKIGSTLRGIGPAYQDKIARLGLRVGDILSPRFADKYKKLVDAHKVILDFYAFDYSELLAPAEEKFFAAVEFMKQFTLANSEYLINESLDAGKSVLAEGAQGSLLDVDFGSYPFVTSSTTMAAGACTGLGISPSQIGEVFGIFKAYCTRVGSGPFPTELLDATGEEMRKEGREFGATTGRPRRCGWLDLPALKYAIMINGVTQLIMMKVDVLTIFDTIKVCTHYRLADGTLTTQLPYDLCDETVEPVYKEFSGWKTSLDGIYDFDAIPEQLLAYVKFLEEELNLPITYISTGPDREALISREASAAEA from the coding sequence ATGAAAGTTGACGTATTGCTTGGTCTTCAATGGGGAGACGAGGGTAAAGGAAAAATCGTGGACGTTCTTGCGCCCCGCTATCAGGTTGTAGGACGGTTCCAGGGAGGCCCCAATGCAGGGCATACACTGGAATTTGACGGTATCAAGCACGTTTTACACCAGATACCCTCCGGGATTTTCAGAAGCGATATCCAGAACGTGATCGGAAACGGCGTTGTGCTGGACCCAATCGTTTTTAAAAAAGAAATAGACAATCTTGGCCCATATAACCTGGACCTTGTTGCCAACCTGTTCATTTCCAAGAAAGCCTCACTGATCGTGCCTACCCATTCTTTGCTGGATGCGGCTTACGAGCGTTCTAAAGGAGAAGCCAAAATCGGATCGACCCTGCGTGGTATCGGTCCGGCTTACCAGGACAAAATAGCACGTCTGGGCCTCAGGGTAGGGGATATACTTTCACCACGTTTTGCCGACAAATACAAAAAGCTGGTAGATGCGCATAAGGTAATCCTTGACTTCTACGCTTTTGACTATTCAGAGCTGCTTGCGCCGGCAGAGGAGAAGTTTTTTGCAGCAGTGGAATTCATGAAGCAGTTTACCCTGGCAAATAGTGAATACCTGATCAATGAATCGCTGGATGCCGGAAAATCGGTATTGGCGGAAGGTGCGCAGGGATCGCTGCTGGATGTTGATTTCGGTTCATATCCGTTTGTGACCAGCTCTACAACCATGGCAGCCGGTGCCTGCACAGGACTGGGGATTTCTCCCAGCCAGATCGGTGAAGTATTCGGGATATTCAAGGCTTACTGCACCCGGGTTGGAAGCGGACCATTCCCTACTGAGCTGCTGGATGCTACCGGTGAGGAAATGCGCAAAGAAGGTCGTGAGTTTGGTGCCACAACTGGCCGGCCCCGCCGCTGCGGTTGGCTCGACCTGCCTGCATTGAAGTATGCGATCATGATCAATGGTGTGACGCAGCTTATTATGATGAAAGTCGATGTACTTACCATTTTTGATACAATCAAGGTTTGTACGCATTATCGCCTTGCTGACGGCACTTTGACAACCCAGCTTCCTTATGACCTTTGTGACGAAACCGTAGAGCCGGTTTACAAAGAATTTTCAGGATGGAAAACGTCACTCGACGGCATTTATGACTTTGATGCTATTCCTGAACAACTGCTTGCTTACGTGAAATTTCTGGAAGAAGAATTGAACCTGCCGATTACCTATATTTCTACGGGGCCGGACCGTGAGGCACTGATCAGCCGGGAGGCGTCAGCTGCTGAGGCATAA
- a CDS encoding Fur family transcriptional regulator, with protein sequence MPQASKPNFEAAKKILTAYLENKGLRKTPERFAILEEIYTREDHFDVDELYISMKNKRYRVSRATVYNTLDVLVDCDLVTKHQFGKNLAQFEKSYGNKQHDHLICTDCHKVMEFCDPRIQSIQNMVGEMLNFSVLHHSLIFYGNCNKENCQNRNEAPKEASAVYEDR encoded by the coding sequence ATGCCACAAGCTAGCAAGCCGAATTTTGAAGCCGCCAAGAAAATCTTAACGGCTTATCTGGAAAATAAAGGACTTCGTAAAACCCCCGAAAGGTTTGCGATATTGGAAGAAATCTACACCAGGGAGGACCATTTTGATGTGGATGAACTGTACATCAGCATGAAAAACAAGCGTTACCGCGTGAGCCGTGCTACGGTGTACAACACGCTGGACGTGCTGGTGGATTGCGACCTGGTGACCAAGCATCAGTTTGGTAAAAACCTGGCGCAGTTTGAAAAGTCGTACGGAAACAAGCAGCACGACCACCTTATCTGTACCGATTGTCATAAGGTGATGGAGTTTTGCGACCCGCGTATACAAAGTATTCAGAATATGGTTGGTGAAATGCTGAATTTCAGTGTACTGCATCACTCCCTGATATTTTACGGAAACTGTAACAAAGAGAACTGCCAGAACCGCAACGAAGCTCCCAAAGAAGCATCCGCCGTTTACGAAGACAGATAA